From the Halorhabdus utahensis DSM 12940 genome, one window contains:
- a CDS encoding SDR family oxidoreductase yields the protein MEDHIALITGCSSGIGRASAERFLEEDWTVYATARDTDDIADLADAGAETAKLDVTNARAVERVVDRIIDEEGRIDCLVNNAGTGQFGPIEDVPTDALQDQFDVNLYGPHRLIRAVLPHMREQAEGTIVNVSSLQGRLAVPGMGAYAASKFALEAMSDSLRAEVDSHGVDVVVVEPGVVETSFADRTDASRERLEQSGAYDGIYEAQDDRRAIEYDGVFGIPPEDVATVIYDAAAMTDPDPRYAVGNGAKLILALRYLPDRWRDAAFGLFQRVAGLRR from the coding sequence ATGGAAGACCACATCGCCCTCATTACCGGCTGCTCCTCGGGCATCGGCCGGGCGAGCGCCGAACGCTTTCTCGAAGAGGACTGGACGGTCTACGCGACCGCCCGTGACACCGACGATATTGCCGACCTCGCCGACGCCGGGGCCGAAACAGCCAAACTCGACGTGACCAACGCCCGCGCCGTCGAGCGGGTCGTCGACCGGATCATCGACGAAGAAGGCCGGATCGACTGTCTGGTCAACAACGCGGGCACCGGTCAGTTCGGCCCGATCGAGGACGTCCCGACCGATGCCCTCCAGGACCAGTTTGACGTCAATCTCTACGGTCCGCACCGCCTGATCCGAGCGGTTCTGCCGCACATGCGCGAACAAGCGGAGGGGACGATCGTCAACGTCTCCAGCCTCCAGGGTCGGCTCGCCGTCCCTGGCATGGGAGCCTACGCGGCCTCGAAGTTCGCCCTGGAGGCGATGAGCGATTCCCTCCGAGCTGAGGTCGATTCCCACGGCGTCGACGTGGTCGTCGTCGAACCGGGCGTCGTCGAGACGTCGTTTGCCGACCGGACCGACGCGAGCCGCGAGCGTCTCGAACAGTCGGGCGCGTACGACGGGATCTACGAGGCCCAGGACGATCGCCGGGCGATCGAGTACGACGGCGTCTTCGGGATCCCGCCCGAGGATGTCGCAACGGTGATCTACGACGCCGCGGCGATGACCGATCCCGATCCCCGCTATGCGGTGGGCAACGGCGCGAAGTTGATCCTGGCGTTGCGATACCTTCCCGATCGCTGGCGCGACGCCGCCTTCGGCTTGTTCCAGCGCGTAGCGGGTCTTCGCCGATGA
- a CDS encoding glycerate kinase type-2 family protein — protein MIDDRDRLAATPAHDVALSCIEAGIEASTPKAVLREALSVEGGVLTVAGSEYDLGAYDSVVVLGGGKAADVVTRELERHLEDYIDRGLVVSTKPVATDTVETVAGSHPIPDTDSLDGARRVFQRAQGLGEGTLVLAPITGGGSALLALPAGDITLVDLQATTEELVESGASIEEINAVRKHCSAIKGGGLARAAAPATVVGLLFSDVVGDDPGVIASGPTAPDETTYEDALEILDRYDVDVPTVVREHLEAGAAGERAETPADPGVLGHVDNHVLADAWTTLAAARDAAAEAGYEPLVLSSRIRGEATEAALSGLAIAEECAATGTPVEPPAVLLSGGETTVTVMGNGDGGPNLEFALRVAVEQPEGIVCASVDTDGADGGTEVAGAIVDGETLSNPQRGRAALLENDALPALEESGAVIETGPTGTNVNDLRVFVIEA, from the coding sequence ATGATTGACGACCGCGACCGGCTGGCGGCGACGCCGGCCCACGACGTCGCCCTGTCTTGCATCGAGGCCGGGATCGAGGCATCGACCCCGAAGGCGGTCCTCCGGGAGGCACTCTCGGTCGAGGGAGGCGTCCTGACCGTCGCCGGCAGCGAGTACGACCTCGGGGCCTACGACTCGGTGGTCGTCCTCGGCGGCGGGAAGGCCGCCGACGTAGTCACCCGTGAACTCGAACGTCACCTCGAAGACTACATCGACCGTGGACTCGTCGTCTCGACGAAACCAGTTGCGACTGACACCGTCGAGACAGTCGCGGGAAGCCATCCGATTCCCGACACGGATAGTCTGGACGGGGCCCGGCGGGTCTTCCAGCGGGCCCAGGGGCTGGGCGAGGGAACGCTCGTTCTCGCGCCGATCACCGGCGGCGGGAGCGCGCTGCTGGCGTTGCCCGCCGGCGACATCACGCTCGTCGACCTCCAGGCCACCACCGAGGAACTCGTCGAGAGCGGGGCGTCGATCGAGGAGATCAACGCCGTCCGGAAACACTGCTCGGCGATCAAAGGCGGCGGGCTGGCCAGGGCAGCAGCCCCGGCGACAGTCGTCGGCCTGCTGTTCTCGGACGTTGTCGGCGACGACCCCGGCGTGATCGCCAGCGGGCCGACCGCCCCCGACGAGACGACCTACGAGGACGCTCTGGAAATCCTGGATCGCTACGACGTGGACGTCCCCACAGTGGTCCGCGAGCACCTCGAAGCCGGCGCGGCCGGCGAGCGCGCGGAAACGCCAGCTGATCCCGGGGTGCTGGGCCACGTCGACAACCACGTCCTCGCCGACGCCTGGACGACGCTCGCGGCGGCCCGCGACGCCGCGGCGGAAGCCGGCTACGAACCGTTGGTCCTCTCCTCGCGGATTCGCGGGGAGGCGACCGAGGCAGCGCTCTCGGGGCTCGCCATCGCCGAAGAGTGTGCGGCCACCGGAACGCCCGTCGAACCGCCGGCCGTGTTGCTGTCGGGCGGCGAGACCACAGTCACGGTGATGGGCAACGGCGACGGCGGTCCCAACCTGGAGTTCGCGCTCCGGGTCGCCGTCGAACAGCCGGAGGGGATCGTCTGCGCCAGCGTCGACACCGACGGCGCGGACGGCGGCACCGAGGTCGCGGGTGCGATCGTCGACGGCGAGACGCTGTCGAACCCACAGCGCGGGCGGGCGGCGCTGTTGGAGAACGACGCA